A region from the Polaribacter sp. Hel1_33_78 genome encodes:
- a CDS encoding DUF2490 domain-containing protein, with the protein MKTRIFYILLFISIIRLHAQSTNKGENSLGTWYAVTTSSKVSDKFSISGSLTNWNYKIVDNQHLLLAIIGLNYKVNNAVSFGIGYGYGSIDTSFEETGDPYLIENRTIEQISVKYKVYKFSLSHRFKLEQRFIEYETQYKFKNRIRYRFKSSFPINKRLSITFYDEIHYHLINGLDFHQNRAYAGLGVKINKNMNFQFGYARHSYKTKSFNRLSAQLNLKFDFRKAKI; encoded by the coding sequence ATGAAAACAAGAATATTTTACATATTATTATTCATTTCAATTATTAGATTACATGCACAAAGCACGAACAAAGGTGAAAATTCTTTAGGAACTTGGTATGCAGTTACCACCTCTAGCAAAGTTTCTGATAAATTTAGTATTAGCGGTTCTTTAACGAATTGGAATTATAAAATTGTAGACAATCAGCACTTATTATTAGCTATTATTGGATTAAATTATAAGGTTAATAATGCTGTATCTTTTGGAATTGGATATGGATATGGAAGTATAGATACAAGTTTCGAAGAAACAGGTGATCCGTACTTAATAGAGAATAGGACTATTGAGCAAATTAGTGTAAAATATAAAGTGTATAAATTTTCATTATCTCATAGATTTAAATTAGAGCAACGTTTTATTGAATATGAAACACAGTATAAATTTAAAAATAGAATTCGTTATCGTTTTAAAAGTTCATTTCCAATTAATAAAAGATTGTCCATTACTTTTTATGATGAAATTCATTACCATTTAATAAACGGGTTAGATTTTCATCAAAACAGAGCGTATGCAGGTTTAGGTGTCAAAATTAATAAAAACATGAATTTCCAATTTGGGTATGCAAGACATAGCTACAAAACAAAAAGTTTTAACAGACTATCTGCACAACTTAATCTAAAGTTTGATTTCAGAAAAGCAAAGATTTAA
- a CDS encoding PLP-dependent aspartate aminotransferase family protein, translating into MDKSKKLGINSTCVHVGEVKDEQFKGAISPIYMSTSYAFDGVDVKRYPRYLNTPNQEMLCKKIAALEHSEDALIFSSGMAAISNAMLAFLQKGDHVIIQQVIYGGTYNFVVAEFDKYGIEYSFTESDKVDDFKSLIRKNTKILYIETPSNPLLGITDMKAISVLAKQHEIITMMDNTFASPINQNPVDFGIDIILHSATKYMGGHSDISAGAVAASKKHIEQIWKTAINFGGNLSDQTVWLLERSLKTMNLRVKEQTKNAQIMAEYFEGNPNIDKVYYPGLKSHLQYEIAKKQMKGFGAMLSFELNKGIDAMKFQNSLQLIKPSMSLAGVESTTVSPTQTTHALLNEEERLERGIKDGLIRFSVGIEETEDLIADIEQAIKKAKN; encoded by the coding sequence ATGGATAAAAGTAAAAAATTAGGAATAAACTCAACTTGCGTTCATGTTGGTGAAGTAAAAGATGAGCAATTTAAGGGAGCAATTTCTCCAATCTACATGTCTACTTCTTATGCTTTTGATGGAGTAGATGTGAAGCGCTATCCTCGATATTTAAACACACCAAATCAAGAAATGTTGTGTAAAAAAATTGCGGCTTTAGAACATTCAGAAGATGCTTTGATTTTTAGTTCAGGAATGGCTGCAATTTCGAATGCCATGTTAGCTTTTTTACAAAAAGGAGATCACGTAATTATTCAACAAGTAATTTATGGAGGTACATATAACTTTGTGGTTGCTGAATTTGATAAATACGGAATAGAATATTCTTTTACAGAAAGTGATAAAGTGGATGATTTTAAAAGCTTAATCAGAAAAAACACGAAGATTCTTTATATAGAAACGCCTTCAAATCCGTTATTAGGCATTACAGATATGAAAGCAATTTCTGTTTTAGCAAAACAGCATGAGATCATAACGATGATGGATAATACATTTGCCTCACCGATCAATCAAAACCCTGTTGATTTTGGAATTGATATCATTTTACATTCTGCTACAAAATATATGGGCGGTCATTCTGATATTTCTGCTGGTGCAGTAGCAGCATCCAAAAAACATATAGAACAGATATGGAAAACTGCTATTAATTTTGGTGGTAATTTGAGCGATCAAACTGTTTGGTTATTAGAAAGAAGTTTAAAAACCATGAATTTGCGTGTAAAAGAGCAAACAAAAAATGCTCAAATTATGGCTGAATATTTTGAGGGTAATCCCAATATTGATAAGGTATATTATCCAGGATTAAAGAGTCATCTACAGTATGAAATTGCAAAAAAACAAATGAAAGGTTTTGGCGCCATGTTATCTTTTGAATTAAATAAAGGAATTGATGCAATGAAATTTCAAAACAGTTTACAATTGATAAAACCCTCTATGAGTTTGGCTGGTGTAGAGAGTACAACTGTAAGTCCTACGCAAACTACACATGCTTTATTAAATGAAGAAGAACGTTTAGAGAGAGGAATTAAAGATGGCTTAATAAGGTTTTCTGTAGGTATTGAAGAAACAGAAGATTTAATTGCTGATATAGAACAAGCAATAAAAAAAGCAAAGAATTAA
- a CDS encoding Rossmann-like and DUF2520 domain-containing protein produces MISVLLVGNGNVAAHLHTAFLNAPAINVTHVSSRDLEIIPQADITIIAVSDDAIAEVSSKIKNHFVVHTSGSVAMNGLKNTTRKGVFYMLQTFSKDKIVDFSEVPFCLESENENDYNLLEKLAKSIGKKMYAINSEQRKTIHLAAVFVNNFTNHLYKIGNDICKENNVPFEILQPLIKETASKIEELSPKKAQTGPAIRNDEKTIKNHLNLLDKKQQKIYKIFTKSIQNGDKL; encoded by the coding sequence ATGATATCAGTTTTACTTGTTGGAAATGGAAATGTTGCTGCACATTTACACACTGCTTTTTTAAATGCTCCTGCTATAAATGTTACTCATGTAAGTTCTAGAGATTTAGAAATCATTCCGCAAGCGGATATTACGATCATTGCTGTTTCAGATGATGCCATTGCGGAAGTTTCATCCAAAATTAAGAACCATTTTGTAGTTCATACATCAGGAAGTGTGGCCATGAATGGTTTAAAAAACACCACAAGAAAGGGTGTTTTTTATATGTTACAAACTTTCTCTAAAGATAAAATAGTAGATTTTTCTGAAGTTCCTTTTTGTTTAGAATCTGAAAATGAAAATGATTATAATTTATTGGAAAAACTTGCAAAGTCAATTGGAAAAAAAATGTATGCTATAAATTCAGAACAGCGTAAAACAATCCATTTAGCTGCAGTTTTTGTAAATAACTTTACGAATCATCTGTATAAAATTGGGAACGATATTTGTAAGGAAAATAACGTGCCTTTTGAAATTTTACAACCCTTAATTAAAGAAACAGCCTCAAAAATTGAGGAATTATCTCCAAAAAAAGCACAAACAGGACCAGCTATAAGAAATGATGAAAAAACAATAAAAAATCATTTAAATTTGCTAGATAAAAAGCAACAAAAAATCTATAAAATCTTTACAAAATCAATCCAAAATGGAGATAAGCTATAA
- a CDS encoding HAD family hydrolase: MEISYKQLLPNINTLIFDVDGVLTNGIVTIMPDGELVRHMSIKDGYALKTAVDQGFNICIISGGNNEGVRTRLANLGIKDIYLGAHDKIKQYQELVHKYQLQPENVLYMGDDIPDFPVMKLVGLPCCPNDAVQEIQSISKYISYKKGGEGCVRDIIEQILRVQGKWDNNFNAKYD, translated from the coding sequence ATGGAGATAAGCTATAAACAGTTATTACCCAATATAAATACCTTAATTTTTGATGTAGATGGAGTTCTTACAAATGGCATAGTTACTATAATGCCAGATGGTGAATTAGTAAGACACATGAGTATTAAAGATGGATATGCCCTAAAAACCGCTGTGGATCAAGGTTTTAATATTTGTATTATTTCTGGTGGAAATAATGAAGGGGTAAGAACACGTTTAGCTAACTTAGGTATTAAAGACATTTATTTAGGTGCGCATGATAAAATAAAGCAATATCAAGAATTAGTTCATAAATATCAATTACAACCAGAAAACGTTTTGTATATGGGTGATGATATCCCTGATTTTCCGGTAATGAAATTGGTAGGATTGCCTTGTTGCCCAAACGATGCAGTTCAAGAAATTCAAAGCATATCTAAATACATTTCATACAAAAAAGGTGGTGAAGGTTGCGTTCGAGATATTATTGAGCAAATTTTGCGAGTTCAAGGAAAATGGGACAATAATTTTAATGCTAAATATGACTAA
- a CDS encoding DUF2147 domain-containing protein, whose protein sequence is MKKILISFTFLIITASINAQNIFGKWHSTNENTGEVDSVIEVYKKDGKAFAKVVDIKDAARKDAVCEKCEDENKNRPILGLNILTGLEKDGEEWSGGNILDPRNGKIYKCYIKLIKPNKLKLRGYIGLALFGKTAYWERAE, encoded by the coding sequence ATGAAAAAAATACTTATTTCTTTCACGTTCTTGATAATTACTGCGTCTATAAACGCACAAAATATTTTCGGAAAATGGCATTCAACCAATGAAAATACCGGAGAAGTTGATTCTGTAATAGAGGTCTATAAAAAAGATGGAAAAGCTTTTGCAAAAGTTGTTGATATTAAAGATGCTGCAAGAAAAGATGCTGTTTGCGAAAAATGTGAAGATGAAAACAAAAACAGGCCTATCTTAGGCTTAAACATTCTTACAGGATTAGAAAAAGACGGAGAAGAATGGTCTGGAGGTAATATTTTAGATCCCAGAAATGGAAAAATTTATAAATGCTATATCAAATTAATAAAACCAAATAAATTGAAACTGCGAGGTTATATTGGCCTTGCTCTATTTGGAAAAACAGCCTATTGGGAAAGAGCTGAGTAA
- a CDS encoding protein-L-isoaspartate(D-aspartate) O-methyltransferase produces the protein MKDTAKHQGLRNQLVTVLKAKGITDKNVLKAIKSIPRHLFIDSSFESHAYQDKAFPIAAEQTISQPYTVAFQSQTLTIKNGDKVLEIGTGSGYQTAVLLELKAEVYSIERQHELFKRTSLFLPKLGYKPKKFIFGDGYKGLPEQAPFDKIIVTAGAPFVPKPLLGQLKIGGMLLIPVGDTTQIMTLFIRKSYKEFEKHELGDFAFVPMLEEKN, from the coding sequence TTGAAAGACACAGCAAAACATCAAGGACTTAGAAATCAATTAGTTACCGTATTAAAGGCAAAAGGTATTACAGATAAAAATGTATTAAAAGCGATTAAAAGTATTCCACGTCATTTGTTTATTGATTCTAGTTTTGAATCTCATGCGTATCAGGATAAAGCTTTTCCTATTGCTGCAGAACAGACAATTTCTCAACCTTATACAGTTGCGTTTCAATCGCAAACTTTGACCATAAAAAATGGAGATAAAGTTTTAGAAATTGGAACAGGATCTGGGTATCAAACAGCAGTTTTATTAGAATTAAAGGCAGAAGTTTATTCCATAGAAAGACAACACGAATTATTCAAAAGAACTTCTTTATTTTTGCCAAAATTAGGTTATAAACCAAAGAAATTTATTTTTGGTGATGGTTACAAAGGTCTGCCAGAACAAGCTCCATTTGATAAAATTATAGTAACTGCTGGCGCACCATTTGTTCCAAAACCATTGTTAGGGCAACTAAAAATAGGCGGAATGTTATTGATTCCCGTGGGAGATACAACTCAAATTATGACTTTGTTTATTAGAAAATCTTATAAAGAATTTGAAAAGCATGAATTAGGAGATTTTGCTTTTGTACCCATGTTAGAAGAAAAAAATTAG
- a CDS encoding Gfo/Idh/MocA family protein: MLKVGVLGAGHLGKIHLRLLQESEKYELIGFFDPLTKNAQKVATEFGYNLFNSIDELIEAVDVVDIVTPTLSHFECAKKSIEKGRHIFIEKPIAKTVLEAEAIRTLASQYHVIGQVGHVERFNPAFIAAKGMIDNPMFIETHRLAEFNPRGTDVPVVLDLMIHDIDIILSVVKSKVINVHASGISVISETPDIANARIEFENGCVANLTASRISMKNMRKTRFFQKDAYISVNFLSKESEIVRIQDAPKNPDEFAMILQNDEGVKKQIYFENPEVVNNNAILDELETFADAIVHNTTPIVTLHNGTEALRIAQWIIDCFKTGDKH, translated from the coding sequence ATGTTAAAAGTTGGCGTTTTAGGTGCCGGTCATCTTGGAAAAATTCATCTTCGTTTATTACAAGAATCTGAAAAATATGAATTAATTGGTTTTTTTGATCCATTAACAAAAAATGCACAAAAAGTAGCTACTGAATTTGGCTATAATTTGTTTAATTCTATTGATGAATTGATTGAGGCTGTAGATGTTGTAGACATCGTTACCCCCACTTTATCTCATTTTGAATGTGCTAAAAAATCAATCGAAAAGGGACGTCACATATTTATTGAAAAACCAATAGCAAAAACTGTTTTGGAAGCAGAAGCAATTAGAACTTTGGCAAGCCAATATCACGTTATAGGTCAAGTTGGCCATGTAGAAAGATTCAATCCTGCATTTATTGCCGCTAAAGGTATGATTGATAACCCAATGTTTATAGAAACGCACAGATTAGCAGAATTTAATCCAAGAGGAACAGATGTGCCTGTAGTTTTAGATTTAATGATACATGATATCGATATTATTCTTTCTGTAGTAAAATCTAAAGTTATAAATGTGCATGCTAGTGGCATCTCTGTTATTTCTGAAACTCCTGATATTGCAAACGCGAGAATTGAGTTCGAAAATGGTTGTGTAGCAAATTTAACAGCGAGTAGAATCTCTATGAAAAACATGCGTAAAACGCGCTTTTTTCAAAAGGACGCCTATATTTCTGTGAACTTTTTAAGTAAAGAATCTGAAATTGTAAGAATTCAGGACGCTCCAAAAAACCCAGATGAATTTGCAATGATTCTACAAAATGATGAAGGTGTTAAAAAACAAATTTATTTTGAAAATCCAGAAGTTGTAAATAATAACGCTATTTTAGATGAGTTGGAAACTTTTGCTGATGCAATTGTTCACAACACAACACCTATTGTAACTTTGCATAATGGAACTGAAGCATTAAGAATTGCACAATGGATAATTGACTGTTTTAAAACTGGAGATAAACATTAA